Part of the Henckelia pumila isolate YLH828 chromosome 2, ASM3356847v2, whole genome shotgun sequence genome is shown below.
TCGGCTAGTTTACAGCGCTACCCTAACTGGGTATATCTATACTTATTGGTAAAGTATGAGTAGGAGTGTCAAAAATGAACCAAACCCGTCAATCCGACACGAGTCGATCGAAAATATCGGGTTATGATTAGGAGTTTTGGGTTCGGATCGAATCGGATTGCCCCGAAAACTAACCCGAAAAAATTAATCGAgtttgggttgggttgggtcaACCCGGATTGACCCGAGATGAcccaaaatttattattatttaatataaaattaagaaaaatttgttacatttttatatgttgtatatttgaaaaaaattattgtatattgatataatatattttcgtcatttaatgtttattttgtacaaatttgattttttaaaatattttttttattttttgtagtaagtataatttaaattttctacaactagactttcaaatttaaattatatataagcttagattttgttattacgtgtttaaattaaatattattattattattgtgtgttttaaattttatttaattatttttttaaaaataaaaataaataaataaaataaaatcgggTTGGTTCGGGTAGACCGGGTTAGTCGGGTTGGCCATTTTCGGGTTGAGACATTAAAAAAATCGACACCCGACCCAAACCCACCCGAATTGACACCCCTAACTGTATGAGGGTGTTAAATAAGATGAATTAGTAATGCGTTATTTGAATCTAATGTATGTTTGCTCGTTATATTTATGagattatattttgaattattttattaattttaaatgtttcacaagcttgctcattatattttaaaaaatcattgtaGAAACCATGaatatacatgcttatatgttgcatttatgtgacatgatacatgttttattactttatttatatatatatatatatatatatatatatatatatatataaatgattaATAATGTTGTAAAATTTTTACATTTATAATATGAGCCttgtttctttgaaattttttggtAAAAAACTTACTCTCATGATTTTAATTTGGTTTCTCAAGTCTTGAGTATACACACGAAATCTATTTGTTTtagattaattttaaatattgcaaGCTTGTGTGATACAAATgtatacaaaaaaaaatgagaattttCATGATTGAGCTAGAACTAAAAATCGTAATActtaaataatgaaaatttaattttttttagttttgatcAATTATTCAATGcttgatcaaaataaattatgtggattggaaaaaaaaattaaatcgtaTTTATTGTCATTTGTCATATTACACTAAAGtctaaattcataaaattatcaaatgagtttaaaatatattttatataaatttttttaaaatataatttattatattaagttCAAGTCTCCCTAACTCTAATGCCTGGATCCGTCCCTGTCAGCATATATAATGTTGAGCATGTATCTCATTCAAGATAGCCATTCTAGTAAGGCTACTCGGTcctacattttttttaaaatatgatttgaCCCTAGGAGCTACCGTTACGATGGAGAACGAAACTACGGTGATCTAAACAAATGTGTGCGATAAGAAGCGGATTGGaccacagatgatactacttaCTCATGACGTCTAACCTGAGCAGGATTGACTAAGTTGACTCAGTTGCCTAGTCATATCACTTTCATGTATCATATCGGTTTGCATATTCACACTCTACGTATCGTGTGTTACTCGCTCACATCCTTGATTTTATGTTGGATACCCCATTCGACAGGACAAGTCTTGGGTTGAACAAGACAGAAAACTCGAGGTAGAGTTAGGAGTGGTGCCAGTGAACGTCTGTTGAGGTTCTTCCGTTTAGTTCCGTGTGTTTATCTGTGAGATTTTTCACCTacaattttcaatttttgttgtaCAAGTTGATACATGTTTTCATTCGTTGTTTTCCGGTTGTATTCCGTTAGaattgttttgagatgtttgatttgattttaatttccaCAAGTTAATTTATCTGATTTAAGTTTATCGCATTAAATTAACTACATGCTTAAATTCTCACCGATAAATGATTCAAGTCCGATCATTACAAACCACGACTCCTCCCACGATCTTCTCCTCGGTACTGCCAGCTATCAAACACATTTAAATCATTTTGATTGATTGGTTTTCTCATATTGGGTAACACATCTTCTAGAACTTGGGccaaattatttgggcttaggtTAAATGTTTGACATCATCTTTCAATCACTCCCAGTTAACGGATGTGCTTATTGCTACCGCACCTTGGTCGGTCCGTGACCACTGGATGTCGAAGGATCCCCACCGTGCCTACGACTTTCTACCCCAACCCCAACCCCAACCCCAACCCCAACCCCAACTTCCTCTTGgtcttttcttttaaaaataaaaataaaaataaaaataaaattttaagctGACAATAAAATTCGAACAAAGAGAATGTCTTGTGAAGGCTGAggcaaaatattttttgtgggtaATTTCTCCTACATTTCATCATTGGAGAGTGACATTCTTTAAGGTCTAACAGACGCCAAACATGGGGTTCCGCATACAATTTAATCCCAACCATCCACAAAACAACAATCTTCATTACAAGACTTTATATTAACCATTCCTCAAGTACTAACTATCATCTAATCGGATTCAGTCAAGAAGATCGCACCGCTACACCGATACACGTTTCAAGTTCACAGAAAGTTCCCTAAGAAAACGTCAGCAAATTAAGGCGGAGAAATGAAACTCCTGCCAAATTTTATCCATGCTGACGGATTGGAACCCCATACCTAGCCACTTGATAAAATGAATCCACGGACAAGATTGGCTCCTCGGTCCAATTCAAAACTCCGGTTCGCTCATAATTCCAATTTTGTACATTAAAGTGGCAATAGGAGTTTCCAGTGTATACGACATCATCCAATAAGGATACACTAAGACAAGGCACAATGCTTACAAAGGGCATTAAAACCTCACCTTCTTTCATCCATAAACTCATTTTCGGCATGATATCCATATCCAGAAGCAAGATTACTGCTACTGGTATTATCATCTTCAAGAATTACTTTGACTCCATTATTCTTCAAGGCATTTACTACTGCCCAGATTTTCGTGCTGTTCTTGAACCCTTTCTTTTCGATCTCCTTCTTCACAGATACATGGATTCCTCGTCCTTGGCCATGCTCAAGGCCCTCTACTCTAAGTCTCATAGCTAAAACTTCTCCCACAACTGTTGCTGCCTTTGCATTGCAAGACCGGCCACATTCGAGAGTGTTTTTTAGAGCGTGTTCAACTGTCGATGCTGTCACAACTATTCGCCCGTTGTTCCTATCCACAACATTTGCAGTAATGTACTTTAATGATATGAACAGTCTCAGCACATATCTCTTCAGCACAGTCATACTTCGAAAATTCGATCTGCATTAGAGATATGGTGATTAATATCTCAGATCTCACAGCAACTATCATTCTGATACATTAGATAGCCACAGGCCCACAACTCATTCAAGAAATCTCCACCAAAACTCTTAAAATTCAAAGCAAAAGGCAAATGCATCAATTTTACAAGAGTGAGAACCAACAAAACTTCATCTAATACCAATGTTATTGACATTTTATAAGGGCAGACCAATGGACAGATACATAGTCTACCATTTTTCCCATCATCAAATGAAAATAGACTTATCAATTTCAGGCTCTCAATGTGAAAATAGAACTCAAATGAATCCCTGATGTCTGAAAACACCAAAAAGACTGGCACTTTTGAACAAACAGTTCACCAATCATTCCTCAAATCGTGCAATTTCAGGAAAATTTTACTAAATCACATCTAACAAAATTTCCCAATtacaacaattaaaaaaaaggcAAAACCCATAAAAGAAACGGAAAATTCGAAATGTTAAGGAAGATAAAAGTTATAAAAAATACCTCTTCGCGAGAATTTGATTCAGCGCAACGTGTAATCAGAAGATTAAGCTGAAAAAGAAGAGTAGCGGTGGTTTTAGAAAGAGCCGGAATCGGAAAATGGATAGCTAGGCTTTTATGGGCTTCCAAAACGGGCCTGAATTGTCTACAGATGGCCCAACTCTGATATGGAACATATTTGGGCCAATGCTTTGGTAATTCGCCACGTGTTTGACCTCCTGAAACTTGCTATAAATACTGGGTGTCCAGCTCTTTCTGCCCAAACCCTCATTCTCGGAGTTCTAATAGCATACGTTTCAGCTTATCTCAGGAGACACGTAGCCCTAGATCTCCCCGTAATTTCTCCTTGTCCCCAACACCGACTTCCAATCCTTCAAGGTACGTTTGAATCTCAATTTTGTAATCGAAATTCTTTTGCTGgaacttttgatttttatttggtgGATGATGTTTGTGTAGATGGTGTCGGATGCGAGCAAGAAGAAGGCGGCTCAGAAGAAAGCTGCGGCGGCCGCCAAGAGAGGAGGAAAGGCGACGGCGGCGGCGGCCTCATCCAAGGCGGCAAGTTCGGTTGAGAATGGAAGCAACGGGGACAGTTTGGCGAATGGAGTTGACGCGCTTATGATATCTGATCGGACGTGTACCGGAGTTCTTTGCTCGCATCCGTTGTCCAGAGATATTCGGGTGAGCTTTTGGATCCGTTAGTATAGGGCTTGGATAATATAGGTGCCGTTCGTTTGTGCTGATTCATGTTTTTAAGTAATCGCATTGAATTAATTGATCAATTGTGTGGGGTCTATCTATTTGAATGGTTAAGTGAAAGCGGATTTATCTTAGTTTTTTAATGAGAAGGAAAATTCAGATAATTCATTATTAGTTTATGTTTGTCAATTGTTGCTATGCAAGTCTATGTCATGAAGATGATACTTGGAAGCGTTCTACAAGTTAATGGAGTAGATATGGTTAGGTAACCATAAAACGTTGAAAACGACTAAATGTGTTTTTGCTAATTTATATCTGGTTTCCTCACTTAAATCTAATGAGCTTGAGTTGGTCGGAGACTTTTCTGGTCTTCGTTTCTTGCGGAACTGATAGTTTGTTTTATGGTTATCAGTACAAGATTGaccttttttttaaataaaggtTTTAATCtatatttttcattaaattGTTTGGATCGGTTCCATGAATTTTGAAAACCTGGCCCCTAAAGTTTTAGCAATAAATTTGTAACCAGGAAAATACTCTTATAGTCCACTATTTCATTTATGGTGgcattattatgatattttgtGTTAGACAGTGAGTAATGACTACAACGAGGAGTTCCTTACTGGGCCATCCTTGACTAACCCATTGAACTTGTCAAATTTCTGAGTAAGAGATGATTTGTGGAGTTTGAAAGAACATTCCT
Proteins encoded:
- the LOC140885015 gene encoding uncharacterized protein, which gives rise to MTVLKRYVLRLFISLKYITANVVDRNNGRIVVTASTVEHALKNTLECGRSCNAKAATVVGEVLAMRLRVEGLEHGQGRGIHVSVKKEIEKKGFKNSTKIWAVVNALKNNGVKVILEDDNTSSSNLASGYGYHAENEFMDERR